The Sporosarcina ureae genomic sequence AATTCCTTGGCGAGTACTTGCCTGCACGTCCAGGTGAGATGCAGACAATGGCTGGAGTGAAGATGGGTAAGCATGACGGACTCATGTATCACACAATTGGCCAGCGTCATGGTCTAGGCATCGGTGGAGCTGGTGAACCTTGGTTTGCGGTCGGTAAAGACTTGGAGCGCAACGTCTTGCTAGTTGAACAAGGCTTCTATCATGACACATTGTTCTCAACTAGTTTGCAAGCGACTGACATGAATATTTGTTCACCGAAAGAATTACCCGAGACATTCACTTGTACAGCTAAATTTCGTTATCGCCAACCGGATACTAAAGTAACTGTGCAATTATTGGGTGATCAAGCGATCGTCACTTTCGATGAACCTGTTCGCGCAGTCACACCAGGACAAGCTGTTGTGCTGTATGACGGTGACGAGTGCCTCGGTGGCGGCACGATCAATGAAGTATATAAAGACGGTAAAAAACTGACGTACGTAGGATAAGGAGGCAACAGCATGTCGATACATCAAGATGCAATTAAAGAAATGCAAGAAGGCAATTATGAGAAAGCAATTGAGCTTTTCATGAAAGCAGTAGAAGAAAATCCGGAAGAGCCTACAGGCTATATCAATATTGGAAACATCTTTGCGTCTCTTGGAGATGCTGAGCAGGCGGAACCATTTTTCCAAAAAGCGTTGACGCTTGATGAAAATGCAGGAACCGCTTTTTATGGACTGGCGAATCTGTATTACAATCAAGAGCGCTTTGAAGAAGCAGCAAAATTATATGAAAAAGCAATCAATACAGGATTGGATTCTGCCGATGCCTATTTCATGCTCGGTAAAAGCATTGAACAAACAGGTAATGATCGTTTAGCACTGCCATATTTGCAGCGTGCTGTTGAATTAAATCCGGATGATCAGGAAGTGGCATTGTCCTACGGAATTTTACTAGCTAAGCTTGAATTATTTAAAGAGGCTAAGCCGGTATTCGAATCCATTTTGGCGGTAGCTCCTGATCATGCGGATAGCCATTATAATTTGGGTGTTTTATATGCAGTCTCCACAGAAGACAAAACAAGTGCGCTATCACACTTAGAGCAAGCCTTCACTTCGGAACCTGAGCACACACAAGCGCGTTATTTGTTCGATATGATCAAGCTCGGCGAACAGGGCGAGTAATCCATTAGGTGAAAAAGGAGGGAGACCTAGCGATGAGTGAAACAGAACCATATTTAATCGGTAGGCCGGTCGTGACAATTTTCCATAATACGACGAATCTATTTTCCATCGTCAAGTTGAAAGTCACTTCCACCAATACCGATTACCGCGACAGTGAAATAGTGATCAAAGGGTCATTCCCTCCTTTAGTTGCGGAAGAAGATTATAAATTTACGGGTCGACTTGTTACCCATCCTGTACATGGACAGCAGTTTGATGTGCAGACGTTTTCGAAAGAGTTACCTGCGACGGAGGCGGGTCTGATTCATTATCTTTCTGGTGACTTATTTCCTGGAATTGGGAAGAAAACGGCGAGTGATATTGTCAAAACACTCGGCAATAATGTCATTCAGAAAATTCTTGAAGACCGCAGTGTTCTTGACCAAATCCCACGTTTGAGCGACGAGCGGAAAGATACGCTCGTTTCGGTGTTGCAGGAAAATCTAGGTCTTGAGCGTACAATGGTGCAACTCAATGAATGGGGCTTCGGTCCACAAGTGGCCATGCGTATATATCAAGCGTATCAAGATGATGCGATCACCATTCTGACAGAAAATCCATACCGTTTAATTCAGGAGATCGAAGGAATCGGCTTTCAACGAGCAGACGATCTCGCAAAGCAACTGGGGCTCGTCGGGGATCATCCCGCGCGTATTAAGGCAGCTGTTTATTACAGCGTACATAGTGAAGTACAGTCTGCAGGACATGTCTACGTAGAATCGGAGACGATCTTGCCACAAGCGAAGCTGTTGCTTGAATCGAGTCAGGCTCATATCATCTCGTACGAATCGATTACCCAAGCAGTGATTGAACTCGTCGAAGAAGGTGCACTGTCTGCTGAAATGCAACGTCTTTATTTACCTTCTCTTTATTTTTCGGAAATTGGTATTGCAGCAAAAGTAAATAAAATTCTTGAAAATGAAGTTGCTGATCAATTTCCTGCTTCTGAAATTAGAAAAGCTATAGGTGAAATTGAGGAACGTTTGGAAGTGCAATATGCCGAAACGCAAGTCGAAGCCATCGAGCGCGCCCTTCATTCTTCACTGCTCGTGTTAACGGGTGGCCCAGGGACGGGGAAGACCACTGTGATTAGAGGGTTGGTTGAGGCCTATGCAGAACTGCATGGTCTCTCACTCGACATCGAAGAGTATGCACGGAAAAAAGAACCGTTTCCAATCATTTTGGCAGCCCCTACAGGACGCGCTGCGAAACGTATGTCTGAATCGACCGGATTACCTGCGATGACGATCCATCGTCTACTCGGTTTTACGGGTCAGGAAGCTGAAGAAGAGACTGAACGAGAAGTGGACGGCAATCTCATCATCATTGATGAAACATCCATGGTGGATACTTGGCTCATGCATCAGCTGTTAAAAGCTGTCCGCAACGATGCGCAGTTATTGTTCGTTGGTGACCAGGACCAACTACCTTCCGTTGGACCTGGTCAAGTGTTGCATGACTTCATGCAGTCAGGGAGAATCCCGGTTGTTGAACTGACTGATATTTTTCGACAAAGTGAAGGCTCGACAATTATCGAAATGGCACATATGATCAAGCAAAAAGAATGTACGATGGATGTCACAAAGAAAACATCGGACCGTTCATTTATCAAAGCATCAAGTGATCAAATACTGCCTGCGGTCAAACAAATCATTGAAAATGCGACATCAAAAGGACATTCCATTAAAGACATCCAAGTACTGGCACCGATGTATAAAGGTCCAGCAGGTATAGATGGCTTGAATAAGATGATCCAAGAAGTAACGAATCCACCTGCAGAGGGTAGAAAAGAAATGGTTTTCGGTGAAACGACGTATCGCATAGGAGATAAAGTACTACAACTCGTCAACCAACCTGAAAGTAATGTCTTCAATGGGGATATGGGGGAAGTCGTTGCGATCATGTTAGCGAAAGAAACTACTGACAAAAAAGCGATCATGGTGGTTTCCTATGACGGCAATGAAGTGCAGTATGAGCGAAGTGATTTGAATCAGCTGACACTTGCGTATTGTTGTTCTATCCATAAATCCCAAGGCAGTGAATTTCCGATTGTGGTCATGCCGATCGTGAGAAGTCAGCGGAAAATGTTGCGACGGAATCTCCTTTACACTGGGATTACGCGCGCTAAGAACTTCTTAATACTGTGTGGTGAAGCGGAAGAATTTAAGGCGGGTATTGCGCGCACTGACGAAACAGAACGACAGACGACGCTAAAAGAACGCATTACGGGGGAAACGCAAGAAAATCTAGCAATACATCACAAGGAACCCATCTCAGTCGATGAAGCACCCGCAAAAGTGACGGTTGAACCACAAGACACGGCACCGGCAAAGTTAACGATGGACAATTTTACTGGAATCGACCCGCTCGTGGGCATGAACAACGTGTCACCATTCGACTTTCTTGAAGTGACGGATTGACAAAGCGAGAGAACTTTCCTATAATTCGTTTAGAAATAATCAAAACGTTGAAGGAACAAGTACCTGTTTATTCTGTGTCATAGAAAAGAGCTTCTTGGCTGAAAAAGCTCCCTCAGATCTACAGCGAACGCTATTCCGAAGTTGCAGGCTAATCCCTGCCGTCTTGCCGCGTTAAGGCAACTCGAGATACCGCGTTATGCGGTAATTAGGGTGGTACCGCGATCAATGAAACCTTCGCCCCTTTATACAAGGGGTGGAGTTTTTTTAATTTTAGGAGGAGTAAAACGATGAGAAAACTCACGGCATCTGAAATTCGCCAAATGTTTTTAGACTATTTTAAAGAGCACGGGCATAATGTAGAACCATCAGCAGCATTAGTGCCAGTTGATGATGCATCACTATTATGGATTAACAGTGGAGTCGCTACATTGAAGAAATATTTTGATGGACGAGTGATTCCTGAAAACCCGCGGATTGCTAATGCGCAAAAATCGATCCGCACAAACGATATTGAAAATGTCGGCTATACAGCACGTCACCATACGTTCTTTGAAATGCTCGGCAACTTTTCTATTGGTGATTATTTCAAAGAAGAAGCAATTATTCGTGCGTGGGATTTCCTGACAAATGAACAATGGATCGGTTTTGATCCCGAACGCTTATCCGTTACGATCCATCCGGAAGACGAAGAAGCGTATGCTATCTGGAAAGATCAGATTGGTATTCCGGTTGAGCGCATCATTCGCCTCGAAGGCAACTTCTGGGATATCGGTGAAGGCCCAAGTGGTCCAAACTCTGAAATCTTCTACGACCGCGGACCGAGTTATGGCGACGATTTCTCCGATCCTGAATTATATCCAGGTGGAGAAAACGAACGGTATTTGGAAATCTGGAACTTAGTATTCTCTGAGTTCAATCATAATCCTGATAACACGTACACACCGCTACCAAAGAAAAACATCGATACGGGAATGGGTCTTGAGCGCATGGCATCCGTTATCCAAGATGTGCCAACAAACTTCGATACAGACTTGTTCTTACCGATCATTGAAGCAGTTGAAAATGTTTCAGGCAGAAAATACGGTGAAACTACTCAAGCAGACACGGCATTTAAAGTCATTTCGGATCATATCCGCACAGTAGCATTCGCTATTGGCGACGGAGCACTTCCGTCCAATGAAGGCCGTGGCTATGTTCTGCGTCGTCTATTAAGAAGAGCGGTCCGTTTCGCGAAACAATTAGGTATTGATAAGCCATTTATGTACATGCTGGTACCTATTGTTGGGGATATCATGAAAGACTTCTACCCCGAAGTCCACGATAAACAAGCGTTCATTATGAAAGTCGTGAAAAACGAAGAGGACCGTTTCCACGAAACATTGCATGACGGTATGGCGATTTTAACGACGATCATTGAAAAGGCTAAAGCTTCAGGCTTACCAATCGTTTCAGGCTCTGATGCGTTCAAACTCTATGACACATACGGCTTCCCGTTTGAACTAACAGAGGAATTTGCCCTCGAAGAAGATGTGGCAGTCGACCGTATCGGATTTGACGAAGAAATGGCTGCACAACGAAACCGTGCGCGTGCTGCGCGTGCGACTTCGGACTCTATGCATATTCAATCGGGCGTTCTTGGTGAAATTCATGAAGCGAGTGAATTCATCGGCTATGGCCAACTAGAAACAACTGCGATCGTCAGTGTCCTGGTTCAAGACGGTCAACGTATCGCACATGCAACTGAAGGAGAAACGGTACAAATCATTTTGGATCAGACTCCGTTCTATGCAGAAAGTGGCGGTCAAGTAGCTGATAAAGGAATGATTACAAACGAGTCGTTCACTGCGGAAGTTCGCGACGTCAAAAAAGCGCCAAATGGACAGAACTTGCACACAGTCTTCATCAGTTCCGGTGAATTGAATGAAGGCGTATCAGTTAGCGCGAAAGTGGACGAGTTCTCACGCAAGCTGACGATCAAAAATCATACGGCTACACACTTATTGCACCGCGCATTGAAAGATGTTCTTGGTGAACATGTCAATCAAGCAGGTTCATATGTTGGTCCCGATCGCCTTCGCTTTGACTTCTCCCATTTTGGACAAGTCACAAAAGAAGAACTCGAGCGCATCGAATTCCAAGTCAATGAACAAATTTGGGCAGGTACATCTGTCCATACGATCATTTCACCAATTGCTGAAGCGAAAGAAATGGGTGCGATGGCATTGTTCGGCGAGAAATACGGCGATATCGTTCGCGTTGTTAAAGTCGGAGACTACTCTGTCGAGCTTTGTGGAGGGTGTCACGTTAACAACACGTCCGACATCAACGTATTCAAAATCGTTTCTGAAAGCGGTATTGGAGCGGGCACGCGACGTATTGAAGCCTTCACGGGTGGACAAGCATTCCGTTCATTTAAAGAAGACCAAGCAATCATCGATCAAGTCGCAACAACTGCAAAAGCTACTCCGAAAACAGTTGTCACAAAAGTCGAATCGATTCTTGCTGACTTTAAAGAACTTCAACGTGAAAATGAATCATTGCAAGCGAAAATGGGCAACAGCCAATTAGCCAGTATCATGGAAACGGCTCAGCAGATCGATGACGTCACAGTCATTTCTGCAAATGTGGAAGTGAAAGACAATAACGGTTTACGTCAATTGATCGACGAAATGAAACAAAAAACTTCCAAAGGCGTCATTGTACTTGGTACAGTAACGGATGGAAAAGTTATGCTAGCGGCTGGTGTTACCGATGATTTACGAGGCGGCAACTACCACGCGGGTAAAATCGTCAACCATGTGGCGTCACTTTGTGGCGGAAAAGGTGGCGGGCGTCCAGACATGGCGATGGCAGGGGCGAAAGATGCGTCAAAACTTGATGATGCGCTTCAATCCGTGTATGATTATGTAAAATCTGTTTAACCATTTCAGAGAACGATTCATCATAAATTGTAGATACATGTTACTAGTTAATTTTCATTTGGGTGGCTAAATTGCCTACCCGGATGATTGAACTAGAATGAATACGTGCGGTGATTTAATCACAAATCTATGTACTATGTATATTATGACGGTAGATCGTTACACACATAAATGGAAATCGGAAAGCGGGGTGTCGAGTATGAATTCGTCCGATGAAACGATGAAGTTTAACTTTCCTGAAGAATCGATGGAGGAAGAAGTCAAAACAGTCATGCTCCACGTTTACAAATCATTAGAAGAAAAAGGTTACAATCCAATTAACCAGATGGTTGGCTATTTACTGTCAGGAGATCCAGCCTACATTCCACGCCACGAAGACGCCCGTAGTTTGATTCGGAAACTGGAACGAGACGAAATTCTAGAAGAATTAGTTAAGTTCTATATCCGAGAAAACAGAGGTAAAACAGAATGAGAATTATGGGATTGGACGTTGGCACCAAAACCGTTGGTATTGCGATAAGCGATAGTCTCGGTTGGACAGCCCAAGGAATCGAAACCATCAAAATTGATGAAGCGGTAGGTTCTTTCGGGATGAAGCGAGTCAAACAATTGACAGAAGAGTACGAAGTGACGGAGTTTGTCGTCGGGTACCCTAAGAATATGAATAATACAATAGGGCCCCGTGGAGAAGCATCTGAACAGTACGCTGAGAAGTTACGCGAGAAGTTCGGTTTACCTGTCGTTTTATGGGATGAGCGATTAACTACTATGGCTGCTGAACGTGTTTTGATTGATGCGGATGTCAGCCGAAAAAAACGTAAATTGGTCATCGATAAAATGGCAGCCGTCATGATTTTACAAGGGTATTTGGATTCACAAAAAAACTAGAGGTGATTAAACAATGGAACACGGACAAGAAACAATGACAATCGTAGATGAGAACGGCGAAGAGCACGTATGTGAGGTAATTTTAACATTTGATTCAAAAGAATATGAAAGATCGTATGTGCTTTACCATATTTTAGATGGCGAAGAGACAGATGATGACGAGGAAGTTGAAATTCATGCGTCCGCATTTATTCCGACTGAAGAAGGAGAAGATGGCGGATCACTTCTTGAAATTGAATCCGATGAAGAATGGGATATGATCGAAGAAGTGCTGAACACATTCCTTGATGAAGAAGACGAGTAAGCGATAATATCATGTGACGGGCGGAATGGTGCTGACCGTTCCGTCTTTTTTAATGGATTTATCTATAGCGGAAGAAGAGGTGAGGCTTGTGGAAAAAGAGCCCCAAAGAAAAAAAGATGTCATGTTTGAACGTATGTTAGAACAGAAGGAAGAAGTGAGAACCGTTAGAAAAATAGTGCTTTGGATTGTAGCCGTTGTATTGGTTGTAGGGATAGTTGGAGGTTTTTCGGTCTATACATACATAAAAAGTGCGTTAGAGCCTGTTGATCCGGATTCAGAAAAAGTCGTAGAAGTAGAAATTCCGATCGGTTCAGGTTTGGATATGATTTCAGAAAAACTAGAAGAGTCGGGTATTATCAAAAATGCGCGGATTTTCAAATACTATGCAAAAGTAAACAACGAAGCAGATTTCCAAGCTGGCACGTATGGATTAACACAGTCCATGACGCCAGATGAATTGATTAAGAGTCTGAAAACAGGTGTAGTCTATCGCACACCGGCATTTACACTAACGATTCCAGAAGGGTTAACGATTGATCAGATTGCAGAAAGAACAAGCAAAAAGACCACGATTACCAAAGAGCAGTTTATGGAATATGTGACGAATGAACAAGTCATTCAGGAATATATGGCCAAGTATCCAGATATCATAACAAAAGAAATTCTTAATGAAAATATACGCTATGCACTGGAAGGTTATTTATTCCCAGCTACTTACCCGTTCTTTGAGGAAAAGCCTACTGTCAAAGAAGTGGTCGATACGATGGTCGATGCCACCGTACAGAATGTCATCCCGTATAAGGCGTATTGGGCCGAGGAAGGCAAAGACCGTTCAGTTCATAAAATGCTGACATTTGCTTCCTTGTTAGAAAAAGAAGCAACAGGCCAAGCAGATCGCGAAACGATCGCAAGCGTCTTTAATAACCGTATTGAACAAGGTATGCCGTTACAGACAGATCCAACAGTTTTATATGCGTTAGGCGAACATAAAGCCCGTGTCATGAATGAAGATTTGAAAGTGGATAATGTCTATAATACGTACAAAAATAAGGGATTACCGCCAGGGCCCATTGCGAATGCCGGAACTGCTTCTCTCCAGGCAACTGTCGAACCCTCCAAAACTGGATACTTGTTCTTCTTGGCAGATAAAGATGGCGTTAATCACTTTGCTAAAACCTATGAAGATCATCTGAAAAACAAAGCAAAGTATATCGACAGCCAACATAAATAACACGTCGTAAAGGGGAAGTAGATATGACGGACTACAACACGTACATTAGCCGCTTTGCGGAAGAAAAAGAGCCGCTTATCCTAGAGATGGAGGATTACGCTGCAGAGCATCGTGTGCCCATCATGGATGATACGGGCTTGTATACGTTAATCGGACTGCTACAAATACAGCAGCCGAAACGTATTCTTGAAATTGGAAGCGCAATCGGCTATTCGGCTATTCGATTGGCGAAAGCTTTTCCAGACGCCATCATTTATACAGTCGAGCGCGATACAGAGCGGTATGAGAAAGCGGTCGAGTATATTGTAC encodes the following:
- a CDS encoding tetratricopeptide repeat protein, which produces MSIHQDAIKEMQEGNYEKAIELFMKAVEENPEEPTGYINIGNIFASLGDAEQAEPFFQKALTLDENAGTAFYGLANLYYNQERFEEAAKLYEKAINTGLDSADAYFMLGKSIEQTGNDRLALPYLQRAVELNPDDQEVALSYGILLAKLELFKEAKPVFESILAVAPDHADSHYNLGVLYAVSTEDKTSALSHLEQAFTSEPEHTQARYLFDMIKLGEQGE
- a CDS encoding ATP-dependent RecD-like DNA helicase, with protein sequence MSETEPYLIGRPVVTIFHNTTNLFSIVKLKVTSTNTDYRDSEIVIKGSFPPLVAEEDYKFTGRLVTHPVHGQQFDVQTFSKELPATEAGLIHYLSGDLFPGIGKKTASDIVKTLGNNVIQKILEDRSVLDQIPRLSDERKDTLVSVLQENLGLERTMVQLNEWGFGPQVAMRIYQAYQDDAITILTENPYRLIQEIEGIGFQRADDLAKQLGLVGDHPARIKAAVYYSVHSEVQSAGHVYVESETILPQAKLLLESSQAHIISYESITQAVIELVEEGALSAEMQRLYLPSLYFSEIGIAAKVNKILENEVADQFPASEIRKAIGEIEERLEVQYAETQVEAIERALHSSLLVLTGGPGTGKTTVIRGLVEAYAELHGLSLDIEEYARKKEPFPIILAAPTGRAAKRMSESTGLPAMTIHRLLGFTGQEAEEETEREVDGNLIIIDETSMVDTWLMHQLLKAVRNDAQLLFVGDQDQLPSVGPGQVLHDFMQSGRIPVVELTDIFRQSEGSTIIEMAHMIKQKECTMDVTKKTSDRSFIKASSDQILPAVKQIIENATSKGHSIKDIQVLAPMYKGPAGIDGLNKMIQEVTNPPAEGRKEMVFGETTYRIGDKVLQLVNQPESNVFNGDMGEVVAIMLAKETTDKKAIMVVSYDGNEVQYERSDLNQLTLAYCCSIHKSQGSEFPIVVMPIVRSQRKMLRRNLLYTGITRAKNFLILCGEAEEFKAGIARTDETERQTTLKERITGETQENLAIHHKEPISVDEAPAKVTVEPQDTAPAKLTMDNFTGIDPLVGMNNVSPFDFLEVTD
- the alaS gene encoding alanine--tRNA ligase, with the translated sequence MRKLTASEIRQMFLDYFKEHGHNVEPSAALVPVDDASLLWINSGVATLKKYFDGRVIPENPRIANAQKSIRTNDIENVGYTARHHTFFEMLGNFSIGDYFKEEAIIRAWDFLTNEQWIGFDPERLSVTIHPEDEEAYAIWKDQIGIPVERIIRLEGNFWDIGEGPSGPNSEIFYDRGPSYGDDFSDPELYPGGENERYLEIWNLVFSEFNHNPDNTYTPLPKKNIDTGMGLERMASVIQDVPTNFDTDLFLPIIEAVENVSGRKYGETTQADTAFKVISDHIRTVAFAIGDGALPSNEGRGYVLRRLLRRAVRFAKQLGIDKPFMYMLVPIVGDIMKDFYPEVHDKQAFIMKVVKNEEDRFHETLHDGMAILTTIIEKAKASGLPIVSGSDAFKLYDTYGFPFELTEEFALEEDVAVDRIGFDEEMAAQRNRARAARATSDSMHIQSGVLGEIHEASEFIGYGQLETTAIVSVLVQDGQRIAHATEGETVQIILDQTPFYAESGGQVADKGMITNESFTAEVRDVKKAPNGQNLHTVFISSGELNEGVSVSAKVDEFSRKLTIKNHTATHLLHRALKDVLGEHVNQAGSYVGPDRLRFDFSHFGQVTKEELERIEFQVNEQIWAGTSVHTIISPIAEAKEMGAMALFGEKYGDIVRVVKVGDYSVELCGGCHVNNTSDINVFKIVSESGIGAGTRRIEAFTGGQAFRSFKEDQAIIDQVATTAKATPKTVVTKVESILADFKELQRENESLQAKMGNSQLASIMETAQQIDDVTVISANVEVKDNNGLRQLIDEMKQKTSKGVIVLGTVTDGKVMLAAGVTDDLRGGNYHAGKIVNHVASLCGGKGGGRPDMAMAGAKDASKLDDALQSVYDYVKSV
- a CDS encoding IreB family regulatory phosphoprotein, which gives rise to MNSSDETMKFNFPEESMEEEVKTVMLHVYKSLEEKGYNPINQMVGYLLSGDPAYIPRHEDARSLIRKLERDEILEELVKFYIRENRGKTE
- the ruvX gene encoding Holliday junction resolvase RuvX, giving the protein MRIMGLDVGTKTVGIAISDSLGWTAQGIETIKIDEAVGSFGMKRVKQLTEEYEVTEFVVGYPKNMNNTIGPRGEASEQYAEKLREKFGLPVVLWDERLTTMAAERVLIDADVSRKKRKLVIDKMAAVMILQGYLDSQKN
- a CDS encoding DUF1292 domain-containing protein — encoded protein: MEHGQETMTIVDENGEEHVCEVILTFDSKEYERSYVLYHILDGEETDDDEEVEIHASAFIPTEEGEDGGSLLEIESDEEWDMIEEVLNTFLDEEDE
- the mltG gene encoding endolytic transglycosylase MltG, whose amino-acid sequence is MDLSIAEEEVRLVEKEPQRKKDVMFERMLEQKEEVRTVRKIVLWIVAVVLVVGIVGGFSVYTYIKSALEPVDPDSEKVVEVEIPIGSGLDMISEKLEESGIIKNARIFKYYAKVNNEADFQAGTYGLTQSMTPDELIKSLKTGVVYRTPAFTLTIPEGLTIDQIAERTSKKTTITKEQFMEYVTNEQVIQEYMAKYPDIITKEILNENIRYALEGYLFPATYPFFEEKPTVKEVVDTMVDATVQNVIPYKAYWAEEGKDRSVHKMLTFASLLEKEATGQADRETIASVFNNRIEQGMPLQTDPTVLYALGEHKARVMNEDLKVDNVYNTYKNKGLPPGPIANAGTASLQATVEPSKTGYLFFLADKDGVNHFAKTYEDHLKNKAKYIDSQHK